A window of the Amycolatopsis solani genome harbors these coding sequences:
- a CDS encoding oxidoreductase produces MPDPLKPLLDLEGVAAAAKSAQDAVFKVHRLPANLRGGAATAAEASVRAARASAGIEGANPELPADGAVADPVLAGALRVAETLESLLPTWRRAPLQALARLHVLAAADLVEDLDALGRPHSGGGRLELLAQLVTGATSVPGPVLTAVVHGELLALKPFGSADGVVARAAARLTMVATGLDPKALSVPEVAFFRRVPRYLETAEGFASGKPEAVREWLLFCCEAFEAGAREAKSISDAAS; encoded by the coding sequence ATGCCTGATCCGCTCAAGCCACTCCTCGACCTCGAAGGCGTCGCCGCGGCCGCGAAGTCCGCGCAGGACGCCGTGTTCAAGGTGCACCGCCTCCCGGCCAACCTCCGCGGTGGCGCGGCGACGGCGGCGGAGGCGTCCGTGCGCGCCGCCCGCGCGTCCGCCGGCATCGAGGGCGCTAACCCGGAGCTGCCCGCCGACGGCGCGGTCGCCGACCCGGTCCTCGCGGGCGCGCTGCGCGTCGCGGAGACGCTGGAGTCGCTCCTCCCGACGTGGCGCCGAGCGCCGTTGCAGGCGTTGGCCCGCCTGCACGTCCTCGCCGCGGCCGACCTGGTCGAAGACCTGGACGCGTTGGGGCGCCCGCATTCCGGCGGCGGCCGGCTCGAGCTGCTGGCCCAGCTGGTCACCGGCGCGACGTCGGTCCCGGGCCCGGTCCTGACGGCGGTCGTGCACGGGGAACTGCTGGCGCTCAAGCCGTTCGGCAGCGCGGACGGCGTCGTCGCGCGCGCGGCCGCCCGGCTGACGATGGTCGCGACCGGCCTCGACCCGAAGGCGCTGAGCGTGCCGGAGGTGGCGTTCTTCCGCCGGGTCCCGCGTTACCTCGAAACCGCCGAAGGCTTCGCGAGCGGGAAACCCGAAGCAGTGCGCGAGTGGCTGCTCTTCTGCTGCGAGGCGTTCGAAGCGGGTGCGCGCGAGGCGAAGAGCATCTCCGACGCGGCGTCTTAA